The Lactuca sativa cultivar Salinas chromosome 2, Lsat_Salinas_v11, whole genome shotgun sequence genome includes a window with the following:
- the LOC111916283 gene encoding germin-like protein 9-3, protein MKLSMASIKTLLCVTFISLSIIQLAVSTDPDILTDYVLPPNTTVTDPNYFTFTGLRTLVDATYPIAFTAIKVTQNEFPGLMGQSVSYAILEFPIGSINPLHIHPRATELLFVIAGSLQVGFVDTSNKLFTQKLVTGDMFVFPKGLVHFQYNSNATEPALAVSAFGSANAGTQSIANSVFNSTIYEGILAQSFNTSADIVETIESGLKG, encoded by the coding sequence ATGAAACTATCAATGGCATCCATTAAAACTCTCCTCTGTGTCACATTCATATCCTTATCCATAATCCAATTAGCAGTCTCAACCGATCCCGACATCCTAACCGACTATGTCCTACCACCAAACACAACCGTAACCGATCCAAACTATTTCACATTCACGGGGCTCCGAACACTCGTGGATGCAACCTATCCAATTGCTTTTACAGCAATTAAAGTAACCCAAAACGAATTCCCAGGTTTAATGGGCCAAAGTGTGTCCTATGCTATTCTCGAGTTCCCAATCGGGTCTATCAACCCGCTCCATATCCACCCGCGGGCTACTGAGCTTTTGTTTGTGATTGCAGGCTCGTTACAAGTCGGGTTTGTTGATACCTCCAACAAGCTTTTTACTCAGAAGCTTGTGACTGGTGACATGTTTGTGTTCCCTAAAGGACTTGTGCATTTTCAGTACAATTCTAATGCAACTGAACCTGCTTTGGCTGTTTCGGCTTTTGGGAGTGCAAATGCAGGGACACAGTCGATTGCGAATAGTGTTTTTAATAGTACGATTTATGAGGGGATTTTGGCTCAATCGTTTAATACTAGTGCAGATATTGTTGAAACGATTGAGTCTGGCCTCAAGGGGTGA
- the LOC111916281 gene encoding uncharacterized protein LOC111916281, protein MEEVSMMAKVYYEASSDHVKKLAHGFFDAMDNDGDGKIDQREFLEFIRDEGYGKMTKASFFNQMDRDKNGTLDFFEVVTIYYIVKSGRPFCDECNKFITSTYLTCIGCLEDPNGGYSLCICLDCYRKQIPKHMHDGLCRFVDNYSLLEAMTKSKLNEQRSMEAKFRPNETNAIPGRPPMVMSNNQLTWNPWSTMVPVPYNSHRPPPLHHSHSWSPGSLSAPPVQNHTVNIQNNYHYTQHVVAPNAIVPHRQRWKVALEALNTALQIGVNGNTLCSIL, encoded by the exons ATGGAAGAAGTTTCCATGATGGCCAAGGTTTATTACGAAGCAAGTTCAGACCATGTTAAAAAGTTGGCTCATGGCTTCTTTGATGCGATGGACAATGATGGTGATGGAAAGATAGACCAAAgagagttcttggagttcataaGAGATGAAGGTTATGGCAAAATGACAAAAGCGTCCTTCTTCAACCAGATGGATCGTGACAAGAATGGCACTCTTGATTTTTTTGAAGTGGTGACAATCTATTATATAGTTAAGAGCGGAAGACCGTTTTGTGATGAATGTAATAAGTTCATCACATCTACATATTTAACATGTATCGGGTGTTTGGAAGATCCAAATGGAGGCTACTCTTTATGTATTTGCCTCGATTGCTATAGAAAGCAGATACCTAAGCACATGCATGATGGTTTGTGTCGATTTGTAGACAATTATTCATTGCTTGAAGCTATGACCAAGTCAAAATTAAATGAG CAAAGATCCATGGAGGCAAAGTTTAGACCAAATGAAACAAATGCAATTCCAGGTAGACCACCCATGGTTATGAGTAACAACCAGCTGACATGGAATCCATGGTCAACCATGGTTCCAGTTCCATATAATAGCCATAGGCcacctcctcttcatcactctcATTCATGGAGTCCAGGTTCCCTGAGTGCTCCACCTGTGCAAAACCATACAGTCAATATCCAAAACAATTACCACTATACACAACACGTTGTTGCACCTAATGCAATTGTCCCACATCGA CAACGTTGGAAGGTTGCGCTTGAAGCATTGAACACGGCACTCCAAATCGGTGTCAATGGTAATACTTTATGTTCAATCCTATGA
- the LOC111916215 gene encoding germin-like protein 9-3: MASNLKIFTSLAIVCAILTVSMAGDPDILTDFIVPPNVGGPLDGNFFTFTGMRSLVGAPFPATFKVSKASMAEFPALNGQSVSYAVLQFPSGSVNPPHTHPRASELLFVLMGSLQVGFVDTTNKLFTQTLQQGDIFVFPKGLVHFQFNSDAKNPALAVSGFGSANAGTVSVPNSVFNTTIDNQILALSFKTDVATIQKIKSGFSG, translated from the coding sequence ATGGCATCAAACCTTAAAATCTTCACATCACTTGCAATTGTATGCGCCATTCTGACCGTATCCATGGCCGGAGATCCCGACATTCTCACAGACTTCATCGTGCCACCTAACGTAGGCGGCCCACTTGACGGAAACTTCTTCACCTTCACCGGAATGCGGTCACTCGTCGGAGCTCCATTTCCGGCGACTTTCAAGGTCTCAAAAGCAAGCATGGCTGAATTCCCGGCTCTTAATGGCCAAAGTGTTTCTTATGCAGTTCTTCAATTTCCATCCGGGTCAGTCAACCCGCCCCACACCCATCCACGGGCCTCCGAGCTCTTGTTTGTTCTCATGGGTTCTTTGCAGGTAGGGTTTGTTGACACCACCAATAAGCTGTTTACACAGACACTACAACAAGGCGACATCTTTGTCTTCCCCAAGGGACTTGTTCACTTCCAGTTTAACAGTGATGCAAAGAATCCCGCTTTAGCTGTGTCTGGATTTGGGAGTGCGAATGCGGGGACTGTTTCGGTTCCTAATTCTGTTTTTAATACCACCATTGATAACCAGATTTTGGCATTGTCGTTCAAGACTGATGTGGCTACCATTCAGAAGATTAAATCCGGGTTTTCTGGCTAA